From the Streptomyces pluripotens genome, one window contains:
- a CDS encoding roadblock/LC7 domain-containing protein yields MTAAKATGHTATNKGELNWLLDDLVDRVASIRKAVVLSGDGLPMGVSKDLTREDSEHLAAVASGFHSLAKGVGRHFDVGGVRQTVVELDDAFLFVTAAGDGSCLAVLSEADSDVGQVAYEMTLLVKRVGVHLGAAPRTDQPAGG; encoded by the coding sequence ATGACCGCAGCGAAGGCCACCGGCCACACGGCGACGAACAAGGGGGAGCTGAACTGGCTCCTGGACGACCTGGTTGACCGGGTCGCCAGCATCCGCAAGGCCGTCGTACTGTCCGGCGACGGTCTGCCGATGGGGGTGTCCAAGGACCTGACCAGGGAGGACAGCGAGCATCTGGCCGCGGTCGCATCCGGCTTCCACAGCCTGGCCAAGGGGGTGGGCCGCCACTTCGACGTGGGCGGCGTCCGGCAGACGGTGGTCGAGTTGGACGATGCCTTCCTGTTCGTCACCGCCGCCGGCGACGGCAGTTGCCTCGCTGTCCTCTCTGAGGCCGACTCCGATGTCGGGCAGGTGGCATACGAGATGACGCTCCTGGTCAAGCGGGTCGGCGTGCATCTCGGTGCTGCCCCGCGCACCGATCAGCCCGCAGGCGGGTAG
- a CDS encoding sensor histidine kinase, with product MRFRGKSIRRKIVALLLVPLMSLTAIWGFATVLTGREVARFFRASDLVQGIGHPALDTIRVLQQERRQTLVYLADPRASDALTALHRARKSTDRAFAEIRHKATGHDVLDGMDEGDSEHLTAVLDAFDGLDSLRRSVTEGTVTRAQALDLYNRLVDPCYALLASLDGVGDTEMDQQTHALVDIDRARELLAREDALLASSLIVGRLTRAESRDISELVAQRTILYDISLPLLPAVERERYERFWKNAPTAPLRVAEQSVIGMDSGSPRGITAQSWNSAAPTVLDELGTLDDQVGDRLQTRMQPVATSVVVQAAVAGALGLVALLLSVLLSVRVGRSLIQDLRRLRLEAHEASGVRLPSVMRRLSAGEQIDIETEAPRLEYGKNEIGEVGQALNTLQRAAVEAAVKQAELRAGVSEVFVNLARRSQVLLHKQLTLLDTMERRTEDTGELADLFRLDHLTTRMRRHAEGLVILSGAAPSRQWRRPVQLMDIVRASVAEVEDYERIEVRRLPRIAVTGPAVADLTHLVAELLENATVFSPPHTAVQVLGERVANGFTLEIHDRGLGMTAEALVDANLRLAETPEFELSDTDRLGLFVVSRLARRQNVRVSLQPSPYGGTTAVVFIPDALLTEDVPDMDGMGFRRLHRDRPAGESGPVPSPRAGGWHRAPEQVPGLPPSLLDGPVELEAPADLDVLIDFPGVLADEEGERDGLFRSRRAPSADDQPVSLPVVEPLCEETAGGREQAPLPRRQTPKLVSSHGKPVIERRSRRGRLEPQPSTGRDRDAAEELAPLPARRRGAASRRSAELADRVGEPGSPAGGPDRTPDIPMLPQRSRSRPAAAEGPDGTAAPSGATVRPARGSARPGGEPVAEAAEPAEPAAAPLPRRVRQASIAPQLTQDVERHTERAVQPADRDAEEVRSRMASLQRGWQRGREENASGESTRNGTAPGTTKGDGR from the coding sequence ATGCGCTTTCGCGGGAAGTCGATCCGCCGGAAGATCGTGGCGCTGCTTCTCGTGCCGCTGATGTCCCTCACCGCCATCTGGGGCTTCGCCACGGTACTCACGGGACGTGAAGTCGCCCGGTTCTTCCGTGCGTCCGACCTTGTGCAGGGCATCGGTCATCCCGCGCTGGACACCATCCGAGTCCTGCAGCAGGAGCGCCGTCAGACCCTCGTCTACCTCGCCGATCCCCGGGCTTCCGACGCCCTCACCGCGCTGCACCGCGCCCGCAAGAGCACGGACCGAGCGTTCGCCGAGATCCGGCACAAGGCCACGGGCCATGACGTCCTCGACGGCATGGACGAGGGCGACAGCGAGCATCTCACTGCCGTCCTGGACGCCTTCGACGGCCTCGACTCCCTGCGCCGCAGCGTCACGGAGGGTACGGTCACCCGAGCCCAGGCGCTCGACCTGTACAACCGTCTCGTCGATCCCTGCTACGCCCTGCTCGCCTCCCTCGACGGGGTGGGTGACACCGAGATGGACCAGCAAACCCACGCTCTGGTGGACATCGACCGCGCCCGCGAGTTACTCGCTCGCGAGGACGCCCTGCTCGCCTCCTCCCTCATCGTCGGCCGGCTCACCCGCGCCGAGAGTCGCGACATCTCCGAACTCGTCGCCCAGCGCACGATCCTGTATGACATCAGCCTGCCACTGCTGCCCGCCGTGGAACGCGAACGCTACGAACGCTTCTGGAAGAACGCCCCTACCGCTCCGCTGCGCGTGGCCGAACAGAGCGTCATCGGCATGGACTCGGGCTCGCCCCGCGGGATCACCGCGCAGAGCTGGAACTCCGCAGCGCCGACCGTGCTGGACGAACTCGGCACGCTCGACGACCAGGTGGGCGATCGCCTCCAGACGCGCATGCAGCCCGTGGCCACGAGCGTCGTGGTGCAGGCGGCCGTCGCAGGCGCCCTCGGCCTGGTCGCCCTCCTGCTCTCCGTACTCCTGTCCGTGAGGGTCGGCCGCAGCCTCATCCAGGACCTGCGACGCCTGCGCTTGGAGGCACACGAGGCGTCCGGAGTGCGGCTGCCCAGCGTGATGCGCCGTCTGTCCGCGGGCGAGCAGATCGACATCGAGACCGAAGCGCCGCGGCTCGAGTACGGCAAGAACGAGATCGGCGAGGTCGGCCAGGCCCTCAACACCCTTCAGCGCGCGGCCGTTGAGGCCGCCGTCAAGCAGGCCGAACTGCGTGCCGGTGTCTCCGAGGTCTTCGTCAACCTCGCCCGCCGCAGTCAGGTGCTGCTGCACAAACAGCTGACCCTGCTCGACACCATGGAACGTCGGACCGAGGACACCGGCGAACTGGCCGACCTCTTTCGCCTGGACCACCTCACCACGCGCATGCGTCGGCACGCCGAGGGGCTGGTGATCCTTTCCGGCGCTGCACCGTCCCGGCAGTGGCGCCGCCCCGTGCAGTTGATGGACATCGTGCGGGCCTCCGTCGCCGAGGTGGAGGACTACGAGCGCATCGAGGTACGGCGACTGCCGCGTATCGCCGTCACCGGCCCGGCCGTCGCCGACCTGACCCACCTCGTGGCCGAACTCCTGGAAAATGCCACGGTCTTCTCACCGCCGCACACCGCCGTCCAGGTTCTCGGCGAGCGGGTCGCCAACGGTTTCACCCTTGAGATCCATGACCGAGGTCTCGGCATGACGGCCGAGGCCCTGGTGGATGCCAACCTGCGGCTCGCCGAAACCCCGGAGTTCGAACTCTCCGACACCGACCGGCTGGGCCTGTTCGTGGTCAGCCGCCTGGCCCGGCGCCAGAACGTCCGGGTCTCACTTCAGCCGTCCCCGTACGGTGGCACCACCGCCGTCGTCTTCATCCCCGACGCGCTGCTGACCGAGGACGTCCCGGACATGGACGGCATGGGTTTCCGCCGCCTCCATCGGGACCGCCCGGCGGGGGAGTCCGGGCCGGTGCCATCCCCCAGGGCCGGGGGGTGGCACCGGGCGCCGGAGCAGGTGCCCGGCCTGCCGCCCTCGCTGCTGGACGGCCCGGTCGAGTTGGAGGCTCCAGCGGACCTCGACGTCCTCATCGACTTCCCGGGCGTGCTGGCTGACGAGGAGGGCGAGCGCGACGGATTGTTCCGTTCCCGCCGTGCCCCCAGCGCCGACGACCAGCCGGTATCGCTGCCGGTTGTCGAGCCCCTGTGTGAGGAGACCGCCGGCGGCCGGGAGCAGGCACCACTGCCCCGGCGGCAGACGCCCAAGCTGGTCAGCTCGCACGGCAAGCCCGTCATCGAGCGGCGTTCCCGCCGCGGGAGACTGGAACCGCAGCCTTCCACGGGCCGGGACCGCGACGCTGCCGAGGAACTGGCCCCGCTGCCGGCCCGCCGCCGCGGCGCCGCCTCCCGGCGCTCCGCCGAACTCGCGGATCGTGTCGGCGAGCCGGGGTCCCCGGCCGGGGGCCCGGACCGCACCCCTGACATTCCGATGTTGCCCCAGCGGAGCCGATCCAGGCCGGCAGCCGCCGAGGGCCCGGACGGCACGGCCGCGCCGAGCGGTGCCACCGTCCGGCCCGCCCGCGGCAGTGCCCGGCCCGGTGGCGAGCCGGTGGCGGAAGCGGCGGAGCCTGCGGAACCGGCCGCCGCCCCGCTGCCGCGGCGTGTCCGCCAGGCCAGCATCGCGCCGCAGCTCACGCAGGACGTCGAACGGCACACCGAACGCGCGGTCCAGCCCGCCGACCGTGACGCCGAGGAGGTCCGCAGCCGGATGGCCTCGCTCCAGCGCGGCTGGCAGCGTGGACGCGAGGAGAACGCCTCGGGTGAGAGCACCCGGAACGGCACAGCACCAGGAACGACCAAGGGAGACGGTCGATGA
- a CDS encoding SGNH/GDSL hydrolase family protein, whose product MSPVRFAALGDSLTEGVGDPAGGGWRGWAALLAASLTEDAGNVRFTNLAVSGAQTRDVLERQTPAALELRPDLVSVVVGVNDTLRRSFDIHAVAVHLDRVCATLTGQGATLLTACLPDPGTMLGLPGALARPLARRQRAVNTVVHALSERYGAVHLHAADGDWTTDRTLWSVDRLHPGERGHRQLAIRFHTLLTEVGRATGEPPSPEPEFPVPSRTASLWWLATAGTGWVVRRCGDLLPQLLRLAADELGHRARGTSARLDLHASAAVAAALADLPGSTPGHAGTQRRRTGRNRTGAPGTACAAAGRSVARTTATTG is encoded by the coding sequence ATGAGTCCCGTCCGATTCGCCGCTCTCGGAGACTCGCTGACCGAGGGCGTGGGCGATCCCGCCGGCGGCGGATGGCGGGGTTGGGCCGCGCTGCTGGCCGCCTCGCTCACCGAGGACGCCGGGAACGTGCGGTTCACCAACCTGGCGGTCAGCGGGGCCCAGACCCGAGACGTGCTGGAACGGCAGACCCCGGCCGCCCTCGAACTGCGCCCCGACCTGGTGTCCGTGGTCGTCGGTGTCAACGACACGCTGCGCCGCAGCTTCGACATCCACGCCGTGGCCGTCCACCTCGACCGGGTCTGTGCGACCCTCACCGGCCAGGGCGCCACCCTGCTCACCGCCTGCCTGCCCGACCCCGGCACGATGCTGGGTCTGCCGGGTGCCCTCGCCCGCCCACTGGCCCGCCGGCAGCGGGCGGTCAACACCGTCGTGCACGCGCTGTCCGAGCGGTACGGAGCCGTCCACCTCCACGCGGCGGACGGTGACTGGACCACCGACCGGACCCTGTGGAGTGTGGACCGGCTGCACCCCGGCGAGCGCGGCCACCGGCAGCTCGCCATCCGCTTCCACACCCTGCTCACCGAGGTGGGCCGGGCGACGGGGGAGCCGCCGTCGCCCGAGCCTGAGTTCCCCGTGCCGAGCCGGACGGCGAGCCTGTGGTGGCTGGCCACAGCGGGCACCGGTTGGGTGGTCCGGCGGTGCGGGGACCTGCTGCCGCAACTGCTGCGCCTGGCCGCCGACGAACTCGGCCACCGCGCCCGGGGCACCAGCGCCCGCCTCGACCTGCACGCGTCGGCGGCGGTGGCCGCTGCCCTCGCGGACCTGCCCGGGAGCACCCCCGGACACGCCGGGACTCAGCGGCGCCGCACCGGGAGGAACCGGACTGGGGCGCCCGGTACCGCCTGTGCCGCCGCCGGGAGGTCGGTGGCCCGGACCACCGCGACCACCGGGTAG
- a CDS encoding DUF742 domain-containing protein, which yields MSGYGQGRNHWFDDEAGPVVRPYAMTRGRTTSAAQHRLDLIAVVASEPGAGDPEADPTLSPEHVDIVGLCRNAPQPVADIAAKLDLPIGVVRVLIGDLVHAELVHVTRPVPPAELPDESILRDVINGLRAL from the coding sequence ATGAGCGGATACGGTCAGGGAAGAAATCACTGGTTCGACGACGAGGCCGGACCGGTGGTCCGGCCGTACGCCATGACACGCGGTCGCACCACGAGTGCGGCTCAGCACCGCCTGGACCTGATCGCAGTCGTCGCCTCGGAGCCCGGCGCGGGTGACCCGGAAGCGGACCCCACGCTTTCCCCCGAGCACGTGGACATCGTCGGGCTCTGCCGGAACGCACCGCAGCCGGTTGCCGACATCGCCGCGAAGCTCGACCTGCCCATCGGCGTGGTGCGCGTCCTCATCGGCGACCTCGTGCACGCGGAACTCGTCCATGTCACGCGGCCGGTTCCCCCGGCCGAGTTGCCGGACGAGAGTATTCTGCGCGACGTGATCAACGGTCTCCGGGCGCTGTGA
- a CDS encoding glycosyltransferase: protein MTGQSLRIVRLANFVAPASGGLRTALRELGKGLRTAGHEPVLIVPGERYTDRDTEQGRVITLPGPVLPGTGGYRVLAGRRRVAALLEELAPDRLEVSDRTTLRWTGRWARRARVPAVMVSHETADGVLRTWGMSENLSRRTADALNTRTAHVYSRVVCTTEFAEREFVRIGARNVVRAPLGVDLMERHPVLRDPGLRARYARTTDALLVMCSRLSVEKRPGVALDALEALLRRGRRVVLAVAGDGPLRIRLEQRARARGLPAHFLGHVADRAVLGALQATGDVCLAPGPAETFGLAALEAMACGTPVVASASSALPEVIGSAGATAAGHGEAFADAVDLLLARGEAERREAARARAECFGWGAAVEAFLAAHDAEVLRKADRPRVVPGGAA from the coding sequence ATGACCGGCCAGTCCTTGCGGATCGTCAGGCTGGCCAACTTCGTCGCCCCCGCCTCCGGCGGCCTGCGCACCGCCCTGCGCGAACTGGGCAAGGGTCTTCGGACGGCGGGCCACGAACCGGTCCTCATCGTGCCCGGCGAGCGGTACACGGATCGCGACACGGAGCAGGGGCGGGTCATCACCCTGCCCGGCCCGGTGCTGCCCGGCACCGGTGGCTACCGCGTTCTGGCGGGCAGGCGGCGGGTGGCCGCCCTCCTGGAGGAGCTGGCCCCGGACCGCCTGGAGGTGTCCGACCGCACCACCCTGCGCTGGACCGGCCGCTGGGCCCGCCGCGCCCGTGTGCCCGCCGTGATGGTCTCCCACGAGACCGCCGACGGCGTGCTGCGTACCTGGGGCATGTCCGAGAACCTCTCCCGCAGGACGGCCGACGCACTGAACACCCGCACCGCACACGTCTACTCGCGCGTGGTGTGCACCACGGAATTCGCCGAACGCGAGTTCGTGCGCATCGGCGCGCGCAACGTCGTACGCGCCCCCCTCGGCGTCGACCTCATGGAACGGCATCCCGTACTGCGGGACCCAGGGCTGCGCGCCCGGTACGCGCGCACGACCGATGCCCTGCTCGTGATGTGCTCCCGCCTGTCCGTGGAGAAGCGACCCGGCGTGGCCCTGGACGCCCTGGAGGCCCTGCTCCGGCGCGGCCGGCGGGTGGTGCTGGCGGTGGCCGGGGACGGACCACTGCGGATCCGGCTGGAGCAGCGGGCGCGGGCGCGCGGGCTTCCCGCGCACTTCCTGGGGCACGTCGCCGACCGGGCGGTCCTCGGCGCGCTCCAGGCGACCGGGGACGTCTGTCTTGCACCCGGGCCCGCCGAGACCTTCGGGCTGGCGGCCCTGGAGGCCATGGCGTGCGGCACTCCGGTGGTGGCGAGCGCGTCGTCCGCGCTGCCGGAGGTCATCGGTTCCGCCGGGGCGACGGCGGCCGGTCACGGTGAGGCGTTCGCGGACGCGGTGGACCTGCTCCTGGCACGCGGCGAGGCCGAGCGCCGCGAGGCAGCACGCGCGCGTGCGGAGTGTTTCGGCTGGGGAGCGGCGGTGGAGGCCTTCCTGGCGGCCCACGACGCGGAAGTGCTCCGAAAGGCGGACCGCCCTCGCGTCGTGCCAGGGGGTGCGGCATGA
- a CDS encoding biotin-dependent carboxyltransferase family protein encodes MRRRASQERKTASGPDPAAVAGLAPVHLDHPFQRVREVPGQQPFRLARASGPQAPQDPAVAGAPVAVPAGVRLEVGAATAGVRSYVAVSGGIATEPGLGSRATDLLSGLGPPPLNDGTLLPLGTPGPPPARVAGAPQPGPPIELVLRVTPGPRDDWFTARAVRNLLTHAYRVSAASNHIGLRTEGPALERARPGELPSEGVVLGAVQVPPDGRPVVFLADHPTTGGYPVVAVVRATDLPAAAQAVPGAPVRFLPVRRR; translated from the coding sequence ATGAGGCGACGAGCGTCACAGGAACGCAAGACGGCCTCAGGTCCCGATCCGGCCGCCGTCGCCGGCCTGGCGCCGGTACACCTCGACCATCCGTTCCAGCGAGTCCGCGAGGTACCCGGTCAGCAGCCGTTCCGCCTCGCGCGCGCCTCCGGCCCGCAGGCACCGCAGGATCCGGCGGTTGCGGGCGCCCCGGTCGCGGTGCCGGCCGGTGTGCGGCTGGAGGTGGGCGCGGCCACGGCGGGCGTGCGCAGCTACGTGGCCGTCTCCGGCGGCATCGCCACGGAGCCGGGCCTCGGCAGCCGCGCCACCGACCTGCTGTCCGGTCTGGGGCCGCCGCCGCTCAACGACGGCACGCTCCTGCCGCTCGGCACCCCGGGCCCACCGCCCGCCCGCGTGGCCGGTGCCCCGCAGCCGGGCCCACCGATCGAGCTCGTGCTGCGGGTGACACCGGGGCCCCGCGACGACTGGTTCACGGCCCGGGCGGTCCGGAACCTCCTCACCCACGCGTACCGGGTCTCCGCGGCGAGCAACCACATCGGCCTGCGTACCGAGGGGCCCGCGCTGGAGCGAGCCCGGCCTGGTGAACTCCCCAGTGAGGGCGTGGTGCTCGGTGCGGTCCAGGTACCGCCGGACGGACGGCCGGTGGTGTTCCTGGCGGACCATCCGACCACCGGGGGCTACCCGGTGGTCGCGGTGGTCCGGGCCACCGACCTCCCGGCGGCGGCACAGGCGGTACCGGGCGCCCCAGTCCGGTTCCTCCCGGTGCGGCGCCGCTGA
- a CDS encoding hydantoinase B/oxoprolinase family protein, with the protein MTGWQFWVDRGGTFTDVVARRPDGRLLTHKLLSDNAGRYADAAVAGVRKLLGDSGEPIEAVRMGTTVATNALLERKGERVLLVITRGFRDALRIAYQNRPRIFARRIDLPQLLYERVVEVDERVAVDGTVLREPDLGALAGPLQEAYDDGIRAVAVVCLHSHLHPAHERAIGELVARMGFPQISLSSEVSPLMKLVPRGDTAVVDAYLSPVLRRYVRHVADELSGVRLMFMQSNGGLTEAGQFRGKDAVLSGPAGGIVGMARMSQRAGFDRVIGFDMGGTSTDVSHFAGAYERVFTTQIAGVRLRAPMLDIHTVAAGGGSILHFDGSRYRVGPDSAGADPGPACYRAGGPLTVTDANVMLGRIQPGHFPAVFGPGGDQPLDATLVYERFRSLARQIHERTGDDRTPEQVAEGYLQIAVANIANAVKRISVQKGHDVTRYTLTTFGGAGGQHACRVAESLGIRTVLVPPMAGVLSALGIGLADTTAMREQSVEALLEAAAMPGIRRIGDALEASARVELRAEDVPEDRIEVTRRAQLRYDGTDTTLTVELTEPDTMRRTFEARHRATYSFTLDRPVVVEALSVEATGITAPPELSALAPYEGRATTPETVRLHTGGAWCDVPLHRREALPPGETVTGPAIITEASATTVVDDGWRAAATDDGHLVLERTAMTQSSRLGTHADPVLLEVFNNLFMSIAEQMGVRLESTAQSVNIKERLDFSCALFDPDGNLVANAPHIPVHLGSMGTSVKEVIRRRGSSMRPGDTYAVNDPYHGGTHLPDVTVITPVFGTGRAAGTPSEPEILFYVASRGHHAEIGGIAPGSMPAHSRSIEEEGVLFDNWLLAEDGRFREEETRRLLTEASHPSRSARTNLADLRAQIAANQKGVDEVGRMIGEFGLDVVQAYMRHVQDNAEEAVRRVIDVLDDGAYAYETDSGAVIRVRVRVDRSARRATIDFTGTSAQLATNFNAPFAVVNAAVLYVFRTLVADDIPLNDGCLRPLDIVVPPGSMLAPQPPAAVVAGNVETSQAITGALYAALGVQAEGSGTMNNVSFGNERHQYYETVASGSGAGDGFPGADVVQTHMTNSRLTDPEVLEWRLPVRLEEFAVRRCSGGTGRWRGGDGAVRRIRFLEPMTVSTLSQHRRVPPYGMAGGEPGAVGVNRVERADGSVTDLGGCGSAEVAPGDLLVIETPGGGGYGRPLPDPHRAGEETDDLRAY; encoded by the coding sequence GTGACAGGCTGGCAGTTCTGGGTCGACCGCGGCGGCACCTTCACCGACGTCGTCGCGCGTCGCCCGGACGGCCGGCTGCTGACACACAAGCTGCTGTCTGACAACGCCGGCCGTTACGCCGACGCGGCAGTCGCCGGCGTCCGGAAGCTCCTCGGTGATTCCGGAGAGCCCATCGAGGCCGTCCGCATGGGCACCACCGTCGCCACCAATGCCCTGCTCGAACGCAAGGGCGAGCGCGTCCTCCTGGTCATCACCCGCGGATTCCGGGACGCTCTGCGGATCGCCTACCAGAACCGCCCGAGGATCTTCGCCCGCCGCATCGACCTGCCCCAGCTGCTGTATGAACGGGTCGTCGAGGTGGACGAACGCGTGGCCGTCGACGGCACCGTCCTGCGGGAGCCCGATCTGGGTGCCCTTGCGGGCCCGCTCCAGGAGGCGTACGACGACGGGATCCGCGCGGTCGCCGTTGTCTGCCTGCATAGTCACCTCCATCCCGCGCACGAGCGGGCCATCGGTGAGCTCGTTGCTCGCATGGGATTCCCGCAGATCTCGCTGTCCAGCGAGGTGAGCCCGCTGATGAAGCTGGTGCCGCGTGGGGACACGGCCGTCGTGGACGCCTACCTCTCTCCGGTACTGCGACGCTATGTGCGCCATGTCGCCGACGAACTGAGCGGTGTGCGGCTGATGTTCATGCAGTCCAACGGCGGGTTGACGGAGGCCGGACAGTTCCGCGGCAAGGACGCCGTGCTCTCCGGCCCGGCCGGCGGCATCGTCGGCATGGCCCGCATGTCGCAGCGTGCCGGCTTCGACCGCGTCATCGGCTTCGATATGGGCGGCACCTCCACCGACGTCTCGCACTTCGCCGGTGCGTACGAACGTGTCTTCACCACGCAGATCGCAGGGGTCAGGCTGCGTGCCCCGATGCTGGACATCCACACCGTCGCCGCCGGCGGCGGTTCCATCCTGCACTTCGACGGCTCCCGCTACCGGGTCGGTCCCGACTCGGCCGGCGCCGACCCGGGGCCCGCCTGCTACCGCGCCGGCGGACCGCTCACGGTCACCGACGCCAATGTGATGCTGGGCCGCATCCAGCCCGGTCACTTCCCTGCCGTGTTCGGGCCCGGCGGCGACCAGCCCCTGGACGCCACCCTCGTGTATGAGCGGTTCCGCTCCCTGGCGCGCCAGATCCACGAACGGACCGGCGACGACCGCACCCCGGAACAAGTGGCAGAGGGCTACCTGCAGATTGCCGTCGCCAACATCGCCAACGCTGTGAAGCGGATCTCCGTCCAGAAGGGCCACGACGTCACCCGCTACACCCTGACCACCTTCGGCGGCGCGGGCGGGCAGCACGCGTGCCGGGTCGCCGAGTCGCTCGGCATCCGTACCGTCCTGGTGCCTCCCATGGCCGGTGTCCTCTCCGCGCTCGGCATCGGCCTCGCCGACACCACTGCCATGCGGGAGCAGTCCGTCGAGGCGCTCCTGGAGGCGGCCGCTATGCCCGGCATCCGCCGGATCGGTGACGCACTGGAGGCGTCCGCACGTGTCGAACTCCGCGCCGAAGATGTCCCGGAGGACCGCATCGAGGTGACCCGTCGCGCCCAGTTGCGCTACGACGGTACCGACACCACCCTCACCGTGGAGCTGACGGAACCCGACACCATGCGGCGCACGTTCGAAGCACGTCATCGCGCCACGTACTCCTTCACCCTCGACCGCCCCGTCGTCGTGGAGGCACTCTCCGTCGAAGCCACCGGCATCACCGCACCCCCCGAGCTCTCCGCCCTCGCTCCCTATGAGGGTCGCGCCACCACGCCCGAAACCGTCCGCCTGCACACCGGCGGTGCCTGGTGCGACGTGCCACTCCACCGCCGGGAGGCCCTCCCGCCCGGCGAGACCGTCACCGGTCCTGCGATCATCACGGAGGCCAGTGCCACGACCGTGGTCGACGATGGCTGGCGGGCCGCCGCCACCGACGACGGGCATCTGGTCTTGGAACGCACGGCGATGACGCAGAGTTCTCGACTGGGTACACACGCCGACCCGGTGCTGCTTGAGGTCTTCAACAACCTCTTCATGTCGATCGCCGAGCAGATGGGCGTGCGGCTGGAGTCCACGGCTCAGTCCGTCAACATCAAGGAACGCCTCGACTTCTCCTGCGCCCTGTTCGACCCGGACGGAAACCTGGTGGCCAATGCTCCGCACATCCCCGTCCACCTGGGATCCATGGGCACCAGCGTCAAAGAGGTCATCCGCCGCCGCGGCTCCTCGATGCGGCCGGGCGACACCTACGCGGTCAACGACCCGTACCACGGCGGCACCCATCTGCCCGACGTCACCGTGATCACCCCCGTCTTCGGCACCGGCCGGGCGGCGGGCACACCGAGTGAGCCGGAGATCCTCTTCTACGTCGCCTCACGTGGCCACCACGCCGAGATCGGCGGTATCGCCCCGGGCTCCATGCCGGCCCACAGCCGCAGCATCGAGGAGGAGGGCGTCCTCTTCGACAACTGGCTCCTGGCCGAGGACGGCCGCTTCCGCGAGGAGGAGACCCGTCGCCTGCTCACCGAGGCGAGTCATCCCTCCCGTAGCGCGCGGACCAACCTGGCCGACCTGCGCGCCCAGATCGCCGCCAACCAGAAGGGTGTCGATGAAGTGGGCCGCATGATCGGTGAGTTCGGTCTCGACGTGGTTCAGGCCTACATGCGGCACGTTCAGGACAACGCCGAGGAAGCCGTCCGCCGGGTCATCGATGTCCTGGATGACGGCGCATACGCCTACGAGACCGATTCGGGCGCCGTCATCCGGGTCCGTGTGCGCGTCGACCGCAGCGCGCGCCGGGCGACCATCGACTTCACGGGTACCTCCGCGCAACTCGCCACGAACTTCAACGCCCCGTTCGCGGTCGTCAACGCGGCCGTCCTGTACGTCTTCCGCACCCTGGTCGCCGACGACATCCCGCTCAATGACGGCTGCCTGCGGCCTCTGGACATCGTCGTGCCGCCCGGTTCGATGCTCGCTCCCCAGCCGCCCGCCGCCGTCGTCGCGGGCAACGTGGAGACCTCCCAAGCCATCACCGGCGCCCTGTACGCCGCGCTGGGCGTCCAGGCCGAGGGCTCCGGCACCATGAACAACGTCAGCTTCGGCAACGAACGACACCAGTACTACGAGACCGTCGCCTCCGGATCAGGAGCGGGCGACGGCTTCCCCGGTGCCGACGTCGTACAGACCCACATGACCAACTCCCGGCTGACCGACCCCGAAGTCCTGGAGTGGCGGCTGCCGGTCAGGCTGGAGGAGTTCGCCGTCCGGCGGTGCAGCGGTGGCACTGGTCGGTGGCGGGGCGGCGACGGAGCGGTGCGCCGTATCCGCTTCCTGGAGCCCATGACCGTCTCCACGCTCTCCCAGCACCGACGCGTACCTCCGTACGGCATGGCGGGAGGCGAGCCCGGGGCGGTCGGCGTCAATCGCGTCGAGCGGGCCGACGGTAGTGTCACCGACCTCGGCGGATGCGGTTCGGCGGAGGTCGCCCCCGGCGATCTACTCGTCATCGAAACCCCCGGTGGCGGTGGTTACGGCCGCCCGCTGCCCGACCCCCATCGAGCAGGAGAAGAGACCGATGATCTTCGGGCGTACTGA